In Ptychodera flava strain L36383 chromosome 17, AS_Pfla_20210202, whole genome shotgun sequence, one genomic interval encodes:
- the LOC139115390 gene encoding uncharacterized protein, with the protein MVRIFAICLIISMILSSVYPFRWKAHKRKESPSVYDTADEEDRALRSHDKRRQDIRSLMMQLFKELAEDNGMAKTIPVSLLKKRSDLSQLDDILQDLSEDVDS; encoded by the exons ATGGTTCGAATCTTTGCAATTTGTTTAATTATAAGCATGATACTCTCGAGTGTCTACCCATTCCGATGGAAAGCGCACAAGCGGAAGGAAAGTCCATCAGTTTACGATACAGCCG ATGAAGAAGATAGGGCATTGAGGTCACACGACAAAAGGAGACAAGATATACGGTCTCTCATGATGCAGCTATTTAAAG AGCTTGCTGAAGATAACGGCATGGCCAAGACCATTCCTGTCTCCCTTTTAAA GAAAAGGTCCGACCTCTCTCAGTTAGACGACATTTTGCAAGATTTATCAGAAGACGTGGACTCCTGA